One segment of Heterodontus francisci isolate sHetFra1 chromosome 26, sHetFra1.hap1, whole genome shotgun sequence DNA contains the following:
- the nol11 gene encoding nucleolar protein 11-like isoform X2 — MARLCEEFTLCGLPSGAAAVRGVEAAGPDRVIITHEDRTVTVYKVSDQKPLGSWTVKQTQKISCPAVYNSCTGEYVVTHDHKVLRIWKDEDVNLEKTFKATLAADIYQIHTLPDIEPLVLFERGSVRQLDVILSAPQQEIESVLSKGEVIRWSDTLLEAGSPVVLFVTEKDRMFHLYAQKLNPNVQHKFKLESGEENGSPLSFVLSLKQEGNILMCLYSSGCIYKMKLSLNRNSAEKEQVLPQSLLLKLPGCEPSLDHAAVLVLDETHIAVLGAPHSLQCTVKDSLSIWNTRFHTLQAWKEFPEGSCGQLWCYSGKLFVPHGKLLTVIPFTCETSSLAAVLGKLKQPDATAKAVSTLVDWNAMLHGEQSAEPEQTPARTTAEPESRRNTGTNEEINEQLKSWLGNPQKPNAQLIIAQIATILVSRCKTQVKFYPQKALLNILKTQMLSYSLCPDLIAVALDKADYSLLQLCLQQFPDIPEAVTCVCLKLFLSANDSDLENIAVDLGSVASYIELDQSPSKAEDKMEIVENGFSPVLLEEDSCDVPAGKQTQNPSQSDVKLPCPVGLKRAALLNEILLSSYSETFLLPHLKDLSVPQVVLFLQYMQYLYMKHCETVNIKLPGKRIPTVSQVLDWISLLLDAHFTVLVMATEARGLVTHLHKFIRSQVKFYSQLNKIEGSLQNLRQLKPQKSDGLYSIEVIKIF, encoded by the exons ATGGCGCGGCTGTGCGAGGAGTTTACGCTGTGCGGGTTACCGAGTGGCGCCGCCGCCGTGCGCGGTGTGGAGGCCGCTGGGCCTGACCGTGTCATTATCACTCATGAAGATCGGACCGTCACGGTCTACAAG GTGTCAGACCAAAAGCCTCTTGGAAGTTGGACGGTCAAACAAACTCAAAAAATATCATGCCCTGCTGTCTACAACAGCTGTACTGGAGAATATGTTGTTACTCATGATCATAAG GTTTTAAGGATATGGAAGGATGAAGATGTCAATCTGGAAAAAACATTTAAAGCAACA TTAGCCGCTGACATCTACCAGATACATACATTACCGGACATAGAACCTCTGGTGCTTTTTGAAAGAGGAAGTGTGAGACAACTTGATGTAATTCTGTCAGCTCCACAGCAGGAAATTGAAAGTGTCCTATCAAAAGGTGAAGTCATCAG GTGGAGTGATACTTTACTGGAAGCTGGCAGCCCTGTTGTATTGTTTGTCACAGAAAAG GACAGGATGTTCCATCTATATGCACAGAAACTAAACCCCAATGTACAGCACAAGTTTAAATTGGAGTCAGGAGAAGAGAATGGCTCTCCTTTGAGTTTTGTGCTTTCCCTGAAACAAGAGGGCAACATCCTGATGTGTTTAT ATTCCAGTGGCTGTATCTACAAGATGAAGTTGTCATTAAACAGGAATTCAGCTGAGAAAGAGCAGGTTCTGCCACAATCATTACTGCTAAAGTTGCCAGGTTGTGAGCCTTCGCTAGACCATGCTGCTGTCCTGGTCCTGGATGAGACTCATATCGCTGTGTTAGGAGCTCCACATTCCCTTCAGTGCACTGTCAAAG ATTCTTTGAGTATCTGGAATACAAGGTTCCACACACTGCAGGCATGGAAGGAATTCCCAGAGGGAAGCTGTGGTCAG TTGTGGTGTTATAGTGGGAAACTCTTTGTGCCTCATGGAAAGCTGCTGACAGTGATCCCATTTACATGCGAAACCTCTTCTCTGGCAGCTGTCCTTGGCAAACTCAAACAGCCTGATGCTACAG CAAAAGCCGTTTCCACTCTTGTGGACTGGAATGCAATGCTTCATGGCGAACAGTCAGCTGAGCCAGAACAAACTCCAGCACGCACCACAGCTGAACCGGAATCCAGGAGGAAT ACTGGTACAAACGAGGAAATAAATGAACAACTAAAATCATGGTTGGGAAACCCGCAGAAACCCAACGCCCAGCTAATTATTGCACAGATTGCTACAATCCTGGTAAGCAGGTGTAAGACGCAGGTGAAGTTCTACCCCCAGAAAGCACTACTGAACATTTTAAAGACACAGATGCTTTCTTACAG CTTGTGTCCGGATTTGATAGCAGTTGCCTTGGATAAAGCAGACTATTCCCTGTTGCAGCTCTGTCTTCAGCAGTTCCCTGACATCCCAGAGGCTGTTACATGTGTCTGTTTGAAACTTTTCCTCAG TGCCAATGATTCAGATCTGGAAAACATCGCTGTGGATTTAGGCAGTGTGGCCTCCTATATTGAATTAGATCAGAGTCCCTCAAAAGCAGAAGATAAAATGGAGATTGTAGAGAATGGCTTCAGTCCAGTTTTGCTGGAAGAGGACAGCTGTGATGTTCCAGCAGGAAAACAAACACAAAATCCTTCGCAGTCTGATGTCAAACTCCCGTGTCCAGTTGGCCTTAAAAGGGCAGCTTTGCT AAATGAAATTCTACTGTCCTCATACAGTGAAACCTTCCTTTTGCCTCACCTCAAAGATCTTTCTGTTCCTCAAGTGGTG TTGTTTCTCCAGTATATGCAATACCTTTATATGAAGCATTGTGAAACTGTCAATATAAAGCTTCCAGGGAAAAGGATTCCCACAGTCAGTCAG GTTTTGGACTGGATATCTCTGTTGCTGGACGCTCACTTTACAGTGCTGGTAATGGCAACAGAGGCACGTGGGTTAGTTACCCACCTACACAAATTCATCAGATCCCAG gttaaattttactctcagctcaACAAGATTGAAGGAAGTCTGCAGAATCTACGTCAGCTGAAACCCCAGAAGAGTGATGGGCTGTATTCTATTGAAGTGATCAAAATATTTTAG
- the nol11 gene encoding nucleolar protein 11-like isoform X3: MARLCEEFTLCGLPSGAAAVRGVEAAGPDRVIITHEDRTVTVYKLAADIYQIHTLPDIEPLVLFERGSVRQLDVILSAPQQEIESVLSKGEVIRWSDTLLEAGSPVVLFVTEKDRMFHLYAQKLNPNVQHKFKLESGEENGSPLSFVLSLKQEGNILMCLYSSGCIYKMKLSLNRNSAEKEQVLPQSLLLKLPGCEPSLDHAAVLVLDETHIAVLGAPHSLQCTVKDSLSIWNTRFHTLQAWKEFPEGSCGQLWCYSGKLFVPHGKLLTVIPFTCETSSLAAVLGKLKQPDATAKAVSTLVDWNAMLHGEQSAEPEQTPARTTAEPESRRNLRSRRSQVVSPQSQPISLDQFLTEIETGTNEEINEQLKSWLGNPQKPNAQLIIAQIATILVSRCKTQVKFYPQKALLNILKTQMLSYSLCPDLIAVALDKADYSLLQLCLQQFPDIPEAVTCVCLKLFLSANDSDLENIAVDLGSVASYIELDQSPSKAEDKMEIVENGFSPVLLEEDSCDVPAGKQTQNPSQSDVKLPCPVGLKRAALLNEILLSSYSETFLLPHLKDLSVPQVVLFLQYMQYLYMKHCETVNIKLPGKRIPTVSQVLDWISLLLDAHFTVLVMATEARGLVTHLHKFIRSQVKFYSQLNKIEGSLQNLRQLKPQKSDGLYSIEVIKIF, translated from the exons ATGGCGCGGCTGTGCGAGGAGTTTACGCTGTGCGGGTTACCGAGTGGCGCCGCCGCCGTGCGCGGTGTGGAGGCCGCTGGGCCTGACCGTGTCATTATCACTCATGAAGATCGGACCGTCACGGTCTACAAG TTAGCCGCTGACATCTACCAGATACATACATTACCGGACATAGAACCTCTGGTGCTTTTTGAAAGAGGAAGTGTGAGACAACTTGATGTAATTCTGTCAGCTCCACAGCAGGAAATTGAAAGTGTCCTATCAAAAGGTGAAGTCATCAG GTGGAGTGATACTTTACTGGAAGCTGGCAGCCCTGTTGTATTGTTTGTCACAGAAAAG GACAGGATGTTCCATCTATATGCACAGAAACTAAACCCCAATGTACAGCACAAGTTTAAATTGGAGTCAGGAGAAGAGAATGGCTCTCCTTTGAGTTTTGTGCTTTCCCTGAAACAAGAGGGCAACATCCTGATGTGTTTAT ATTCCAGTGGCTGTATCTACAAGATGAAGTTGTCATTAAACAGGAATTCAGCTGAGAAAGAGCAGGTTCTGCCACAATCATTACTGCTAAAGTTGCCAGGTTGTGAGCCTTCGCTAGACCATGCTGCTGTCCTGGTCCTGGATGAGACTCATATCGCTGTGTTAGGAGCTCCACATTCCCTTCAGTGCACTGTCAAAG ATTCTTTGAGTATCTGGAATACAAGGTTCCACACACTGCAGGCATGGAAGGAATTCCCAGAGGGAAGCTGTGGTCAG TTGTGGTGTTATAGTGGGAAACTCTTTGTGCCTCATGGAAAGCTGCTGACAGTGATCCCATTTACATGCGAAACCTCTTCTCTGGCAGCTGTCCTTGGCAAACTCAAACAGCCTGATGCTACAG CAAAAGCCGTTTCCACTCTTGTGGACTGGAATGCAATGCTTCATGGCGAACAGTCAGCTGAGCCAGAACAAACTCCAGCACGCACCACAGCTGAACCGGAATCCAGGAGGAAT CTGAGGAGTAGAAGAAGTCAGGTTGTGAGCCCCCAGTCACAACCCATCTCTCTGGATCAGTTTCTAACTGAGATTGAG ACTGGTACAAACGAGGAAATAAATGAACAACTAAAATCATGGTTGGGAAACCCGCAGAAACCCAACGCCCAGCTAATTATTGCACAGATTGCTACAATCCTGGTAAGCAGGTGTAAGACGCAGGTGAAGTTCTACCCCCAGAAAGCACTACTGAACATTTTAAAGACACAGATGCTTTCTTACAG CTTGTGTCCGGATTTGATAGCAGTTGCCTTGGATAAAGCAGACTATTCCCTGTTGCAGCTCTGTCTTCAGCAGTTCCCTGACATCCCAGAGGCTGTTACATGTGTCTGTTTGAAACTTTTCCTCAG TGCCAATGATTCAGATCTGGAAAACATCGCTGTGGATTTAGGCAGTGTGGCCTCCTATATTGAATTAGATCAGAGTCCCTCAAAAGCAGAAGATAAAATGGAGATTGTAGAGAATGGCTTCAGTCCAGTTTTGCTGGAAGAGGACAGCTGTGATGTTCCAGCAGGAAAACAAACACAAAATCCTTCGCAGTCTGATGTCAAACTCCCGTGTCCAGTTGGCCTTAAAAGGGCAGCTTTGCT AAATGAAATTCTACTGTCCTCATACAGTGAAACCTTCCTTTTGCCTCACCTCAAAGATCTTTCTGTTCCTCAAGTGGTG TTGTTTCTCCAGTATATGCAATACCTTTATATGAAGCATTGTGAAACTGTCAATATAAAGCTTCCAGGGAAAAGGATTCCCACAGTCAGTCAG GTTTTGGACTGGATATCTCTGTTGCTGGACGCTCACTTTACAGTGCTGGTAATGGCAACAGAGGCACGTGGGTTAGTTACCCACCTACACAAATTCATCAGATCCCAG gttaaattttactctcagctcaACAAGATTGAAGGAAGTCTGCAGAATCTACGTCAGCTGAAACCCCAGAAGAGTGATGGGCTGTATTCTATTGAAGTGATCAAAATATTTTAG
- the nol11 gene encoding nucleolar protein 11-like isoform X1 — MARLCEEFTLCGLPSGAAAVRGVEAAGPDRVIITHEDRTVTVYKVSDQKPLGSWTVKQTQKISCPAVYNSCTGEYVVTHDHKVLRIWKDEDVNLEKTFKATLAADIYQIHTLPDIEPLVLFERGSVRQLDVILSAPQQEIESVLSKGEVIRWSDTLLEAGSPVVLFVTEKDRMFHLYAQKLNPNVQHKFKLESGEENGSPLSFVLSLKQEGNILMCLYSSGCIYKMKLSLNRNSAEKEQVLPQSLLLKLPGCEPSLDHAAVLVLDETHIAVLGAPHSLQCTVKDSLSIWNTRFHTLQAWKEFPEGSCGQLWCYSGKLFVPHGKLLTVIPFTCETSSLAAVLGKLKQPDATAKAVSTLVDWNAMLHGEQSAEPEQTPARTTAEPESRRNLRSRRSQVVSPQSQPISLDQFLTEIETGTNEEINEQLKSWLGNPQKPNAQLIIAQIATILVSRCKTQVKFYPQKALLNILKTQMLSYSLCPDLIAVALDKADYSLLQLCLQQFPDIPEAVTCVCLKLFLSANDSDLENIAVDLGSVASYIELDQSPSKAEDKMEIVENGFSPVLLEEDSCDVPAGKQTQNPSQSDVKLPCPVGLKRAALLNEILLSSYSETFLLPHLKDLSVPQVVLFLQYMQYLYMKHCETVNIKLPGKRIPTVSQVLDWISLLLDAHFTVLVMATEARGLVTHLHKFIRSQVKFYSQLNKIEGSLQNLRQLKPQKSDGLYSIEVIKIF; from the exons ATGGCGCGGCTGTGCGAGGAGTTTACGCTGTGCGGGTTACCGAGTGGCGCCGCCGCCGTGCGCGGTGTGGAGGCCGCTGGGCCTGACCGTGTCATTATCACTCATGAAGATCGGACCGTCACGGTCTACAAG GTGTCAGACCAAAAGCCTCTTGGAAGTTGGACGGTCAAACAAACTCAAAAAATATCATGCCCTGCTGTCTACAACAGCTGTACTGGAGAATATGTTGTTACTCATGATCATAAG GTTTTAAGGATATGGAAGGATGAAGATGTCAATCTGGAAAAAACATTTAAAGCAACA TTAGCCGCTGACATCTACCAGATACATACATTACCGGACATAGAACCTCTGGTGCTTTTTGAAAGAGGAAGTGTGAGACAACTTGATGTAATTCTGTCAGCTCCACAGCAGGAAATTGAAAGTGTCCTATCAAAAGGTGAAGTCATCAG GTGGAGTGATACTTTACTGGAAGCTGGCAGCCCTGTTGTATTGTTTGTCACAGAAAAG GACAGGATGTTCCATCTATATGCACAGAAACTAAACCCCAATGTACAGCACAAGTTTAAATTGGAGTCAGGAGAAGAGAATGGCTCTCCTTTGAGTTTTGTGCTTTCCCTGAAACAAGAGGGCAACATCCTGATGTGTTTAT ATTCCAGTGGCTGTATCTACAAGATGAAGTTGTCATTAAACAGGAATTCAGCTGAGAAAGAGCAGGTTCTGCCACAATCATTACTGCTAAAGTTGCCAGGTTGTGAGCCTTCGCTAGACCATGCTGCTGTCCTGGTCCTGGATGAGACTCATATCGCTGTGTTAGGAGCTCCACATTCCCTTCAGTGCACTGTCAAAG ATTCTTTGAGTATCTGGAATACAAGGTTCCACACACTGCAGGCATGGAAGGAATTCCCAGAGGGAAGCTGTGGTCAG TTGTGGTGTTATAGTGGGAAACTCTTTGTGCCTCATGGAAAGCTGCTGACAGTGATCCCATTTACATGCGAAACCTCTTCTCTGGCAGCTGTCCTTGGCAAACTCAAACAGCCTGATGCTACAG CAAAAGCCGTTTCCACTCTTGTGGACTGGAATGCAATGCTTCATGGCGAACAGTCAGCTGAGCCAGAACAAACTCCAGCACGCACCACAGCTGAACCGGAATCCAGGAGGAAT CTGAGGAGTAGAAGAAGTCAGGTTGTGAGCCCCCAGTCACAACCCATCTCTCTGGATCAGTTTCTAACTGAGATTGAG ACTGGTACAAACGAGGAAATAAATGAACAACTAAAATCATGGTTGGGAAACCCGCAGAAACCCAACGCCCAGCTAATTATTGCACAGATTGCTACAATCCTGGTAAGCAGGTGTAAGACGCAGGTGAAGTTCTACCCCCAGAAAGCACTACTGAACATTTTAAAGACACAGATGCTTTCTTACAG CTTGTGTCCGGATTTGATAGCAGTTGCCTTGGATAAAGCAGACTATTCCCTGTTGCAGCTCTGTCTTCAGCAGTTCCCTGACATCCCAGAGGCTGTTACATGTGTCTGTTTGAAACTTTTCCTCAG TGCCAATGATTCAGATCTGGAAAACATCGCTGTGGATTTAGGCAGTGTGGCCTCCTATATTGAATTAGATCAGAGTCCCTCAAAAGCAGAAGATAAAATGGAGATTGTAGAGAATGGCTTCAGTCCAGTTTTGCTGGAAGAGGACAGCTGTGATGTTCCAGCAGGAAAACAAACACAAAATCCTTCGCAGTCTGATGTCAAACTCCCGTGTCCAGTTGGCCTTAAAAGGGCAGCTTTGCT AAATGAAATTCTACTGTCCTCATACAGTGAAACCTTCCTTTTGCCTCACCTCAAAGATCTTTCTGTTCCTCAAGTGGTG TTGTTTCTCCAGTATATGCAATACCTTTATATGAAGCATTGTGAAACTGTCAATATAAAGCTTCCAGGGAAAAGGATTCCCACAGTCAGTCAG GTTTTGGACTGGATATCTCTGTTGCTGGACGCTCACTTTACAGTGCTGGTAATGGCAACAGAGGCACGTGGGTTAGTTACCCACCTACACAAATTCATCAGATCCCAG gttaaattttactctcagctcaACAAGATTGAAGGAAGTCTGCAGAATCTACGTCAGCTGAAACCCCAGAAGAGTGATGGGCTGTATTCTATTGAAGTGATCAAAATATTTTAG